Part of the Citrus sinensis cultivar Valencia sweet orange chromosome 2, DVS_A1.0, whole genome shotgun sequence genome, ttaattgaagttttcaccaactgtttattgctttgattatactGGTAGTAGTTCTTCTATTAGATCTACAGgggattcttataagaaagcaaccaaatggatgacaggttttgatgattatgtaaacaatggagattgtgcagttgttgcagataaattagattcatatttggatgAAAAAGTTATACCCCGGTGgaagattttgatattttgagttggtggaagacaaatgctaataggtatcctacattagctcgaattgctagagatattttggcaattccaattacaacagttgcttctgaattAGCTTTTAGCACCGgtggtagagttgtgagccCACACcgtaacaaacttcatccaagcacattggaggccttaatgtgctgttaaagttggttacgagcttacaatagcagtatgagtttattttatatcgtaattatattatacaattattaatatttgcacTTATAAGTTACGTTActtatatcattttcattgttttaggTTTGGAATCTGAGGCTATCTCTCAATTTGCCACATTTCTCGAGGAAGAACAGAAGGAGAAGGACGAGCAGGaggtaaatagttttattaaaaatattaattaagtatctacatttatttcatttattttattgccgatgtaaaaaatattttttttttctttttattgtaggattatgaagattgagacattgacaaagataattattttaataatttatattttgaatgtgactttgtaatggatcaatattaatgtaagatatattttaaactttatttttatctgaattttttattttaatatgattaatttaaaatcaaaaaaaaaaaatgtattagactattaattattcgggaaccggggaccctcggggatcccctgttattattcgggaaGGAGATAAGAATTCTCTCAAgcaattctgacggggacggggaggggacggggacatacacaaaatatcggtgatgggtatggggagattggtcccctcccctctcctccccattgccatctaACAATTCGTTATTGTTGGATCTAAATTTAGCAATGATTCAACACATCAGAAAACATACAGAACTCAAAGAAATTGCAGGAAATGAATGAGAgaacaataatatatattgttttatttcccAAGAGTGAGGATCAATCTACAATACCTACATATAATTTTAGCTAGCAATGTTGGTTATAGGACCTTTAAACCAATGACGAGCACTGAAGATCCAAGCAGATACAGTAAGAATGAGCAAGCCACAAACTGCAACAGGAGTGTAGTTGAGTGTGTCACTAGTTATTGGGTAGGCCACAGGCAAGGAGAAGAGGACTGAGATTGTTGCCACCCAAAGGACCGCAATCCAACCAACCACGATCCCATAACGCCCCAAGTTGAAAGGTCCGGGGATGAAGGACTTGCGTGCCAAAGTCACCCTGAAGAAGATGGGTAGGGCATATGCAATGTACAGCCCTATAGTAGCAATAGATACCATGGCTTGAAATGCTACTGCACTTCCAAGATACTGTAAAGGGTTAAAAAGAAACTAGTGAGAGATTAGCAGTTGAAGGAAGAGGAGCAGCACGGCAGGCTTAGCCAAGACAAGCTGACCAAGTTCACGTCATATTAACAAATCAGAGCATTTTGTTATCACAGGACATAGTGATCTTTTGAAACTGTCATtgagaaaaaacaaaacacataATGACTCAgaactaaaatcaaaatattctctagaatttttaatttatgagtggaaagaagaaagaaaataagatgTATTTGATGTTTGCATCAGATAGAAAATCAACCATTTTCTGACATGAAGTTAGATGGAGCTTATCTCAATTTTATATCAGCTATTTCTTTGCTATAACCGTAGAAGGGAAAACCTGCCACGCAATTTGACAGAAATTCTAAAGCATGGGAATGGAAGGGAGATATCAAATTTCAGAAGGTTAtgataaaaggaaaagaaaaaggtgtGCATGTTGCGGAGAAAGAAAGCGAGAGAGACAGGAACATACTGTTAGTGCCATGCAAAATGATATAAATGCAGATAGCCAAACTGCATTTATGGGAATGTCCTGACTGTTCACTTCGTGCCAAAATGATGAGAATGGCATGGCTCCATCTCTTGAAAATGCATATGCCATCCTGATAACAAAATGGGGCGCAATATCAAAGATATgtaagaaattaaatcaatccAAGTGCGtcttcaattttaaaacaagTCAAGGCAGAGGTACCTGGAGTTGCTTGTTACTGAACTCATACCACAGAAAAATATGGCAACAGCAACCACTCCTAAACAAACAATTCCCCCAACTCCACTGCCAAATCTATTCTTGAATGCCAGATAGAATATTTCCGCAATGGCATAACCACCAGCATCATTGTCTTCACTTAAAAGGTTTGGGATGCTGGTAACTGCAAAGGTGATACCGAGTATGTAACCCCATCcaaaaataatagatattCCAATGGCACTTATTATTCCCTTTGGTCCATTCCTATCAGCATTCTTTGTTTCCTCCGTCTAGAAATAGAAGGTCAAAGGAAGGGTGATAATCAACTTTCAGTTGTGTGATTAACTAGCAGAAAGGAAGAGAGCTAACATTCTAAGGAATTGGTGGAacagaaagaaagagaagacaACCAGAGTTTTTGAAGTCTTCAGTTGATTCTATTTATAATGCAAGTATAATGTATGATTATCTTTGAGTTGCTCATGGTGTGGTCTAGGGTATGTTTTGGAAGGAGACTGCTCAAAACAGAAAGTGTATTACTGCTAAATGTCAAAAGCAAAGTTTTAATGTCTCATATTTTCATGACTTTGCTCTTTAAAAATGTCTTACATTGAATAAATATTGGAAGTTTCTCAAAGTCAATATCAAGATGTATCAGAGAGAAAGAAGGTTGGATAGATGCAATAAAAGAGCAATACAACTTACCATATGAGCAGATGCATCATAGCCAGTAAGTGTATACTGGCTCATTAGAAGACCGAgaacaaatatataaactttACTGTTGATTCCATCACCATTATCAGAGTTGAAGTGAGTGAAAACAAACTTTGCACTGGCCCTTTCCGTTGAAACAGAGGGAATGAGGATCATAAGAACCATAACACCTAAAATTGCAAAGAACCATCACAACCCAAAAAGCAGGGTTGCCTTAACAAAAAACATGAAGATTCAGCTGGAGATTGTCCATACCTACAAGATTCCATGCAGCTGCCAGCTGTCCAAAGAAAGACAATATGGAGATAGGAAGGCTGTTTATTATTGCGTGAAGGAGCAGAATTCCCCCATGGAAAGCTATAACTACATATTTAGATGCCTCATATCCACCACCATTTTTTCCACCTGTGCTAAGGAGAATGATCACCTGAATCATCTGTGCCAACGAGAAATCAACACTGGTTGTAACAGCCCACTGCAATTAAAAGGTTCCGAAATGGTTAGAGCTCATAGCCTATCCTATGACATTAAATCAAGTTTCACCTTACGGCAAATCAAAAGAATATCGGGTTTTCAGTACCTGACCAACAATGTTAAACCTGCAAAAGATTAAAAGTATACAGATTAGAAGTGATAATTGGAGAAAGCCTAACTTGGATATATCTCTTGTACTGAACCAGCCTGATAAgcaatatattcaaaatttttgggatGAAGAGAAACAAAGGAATGATGCTGGATATTCTACTAAGTCTTGGACTTCGTTTTGACTCAAAAAATTACAAGCCagttaaaaaaactaatagtGCTTTATCTAATTTCTACAGAAGAGCTTTGAGTAAAGGAGCGGTAAAAGCATCAAGGGCTAAACAGAGAGTTAGGATGGAAGGTTGCCTATGCGTGTTCTGATCAATCCTGCAACAAATGCATAGTTTTGAGTTGTTTAACTATGTTTCATTTCCAGGAACTCTCATTACATTAGCTTATAACAGGAAATTACATCCATCATGAGGATTCAGGAACAACATAGAAAATTTAGTGATACCTAAGTCATGCTGCCCCCTAAagcaaaacataaaatgaaaagaaaaagaataaaataagcaaTGCTTGGATTGCTGACTCTTACTGCAGTGGCCAGGCTACATAAGCTCTATGGTAACGGAGGTCAGCATGGACAATCTAAACTAAAGTGAGCAACCTGAAAAACCAAATTACGGAAATAAAGGAAACAGAAGCAATCTACTTATGCCTAAAATGGATTTTTTTGCACCAATAGGATGATTAAGCAAAtcacatgaaaatataatgcaaacagaacaagctttcTCAGtaacaaatatttcaaacatCCAGATTCAAGAACATAATGGTTCTCATTTGAGGGACCACTGCAGCTTTATGAGATTTTTTGGATTCaacatatcaaataaataGTCAATTAACCCCCTTATCTATAGGCGTTAAACATCCAAGTACtcacaaaacttcaaaatccAAGCATAAGCACTCAAATTCCCAAGAAGTCAGAATCATATCAAACACTCACGCAATAGTCTGTGAAATGAAACGTCGACGGATAGAATTATACATCAGAATTGGAAATGAAATTACCAGCCAGTCATCCAAGAGGCAAAGGGAGCCCATTTAGGGCCAGCAAGCTTTGCACTCCAATAGTAGAGACCACCAGAAGTTGGGTAAGAAGAACAAATCTCAGCCATTGACGACCCAACAAACAGAGTGAAAGCACCAGCAATAAGCCAACCATAGACCAGTGAAATTGGTCCACCAAAATTCAACCCTGTATTGTACAGGGTTGTGATGCCAGTAAGCACTGATATAATCGAAAACGAAAACGCAAAATTCGACAACATCCTGCAACATCAAACCAAAACAACATCCAGAAACACAACCTCAACAAAACTGCACCCACCCAGTTCATGTTTAAGACCAAAAACTCAAAACAAGTGAAGGGTTGTTGAGAAACTTTACGAGAGATCACGTTTAAGCTCTTGCTTGTAGCCAAGCTCATTAAGACGAACATGGCCTGAATCAACAGAAACGCTGCCGTTTGATGTAATATGAGATGGAACACTCAACTTTTCCATTTACGGTCACAGAAAAAGAGATTCAAGAATCAaaagagagacagagagataGAGACTGgctatgaaattttttttttttttttttgggctcttttaacaaaaaaaaaaaccaatctCCTGATCCCTCCACTCCCGTCTTTCTCGGAAActctatattatatatatttctctGCAAAAATTGTTCTCATGCACCTGTATGTGTGTATGATACAAAGAAGACTTTTAAGCACACTTTGATATGTGGAAACTGAGCCGCCCAGTAAACTGGCACTTTGACATATGAAGATGGCAGCAATCAGAGACGTGTCTTGATGTTCCcaccaaaatttaatattctGTTACTATTCGTTTCTCGGCTGGCATCTGATTttactgattttattttacatttatggCAAATAATTATACACTTGAATCTATTACCCAACCAAAGCTCGAAAATTTGTGtgttaaaatttagaatgCTTTTACTTGTAAGAAGTAAATATATTGGTATTTTGATTACAATggtaaagtaaataatttattttaatttttatttatcattttgagttcgttctattttaattttagtttaaacGTACCATTAGGATATATGTACTCAAGATTAAAGATGGCTAAGGCACAGCACGAGCATGCATGTGGGCTAGGCTAAGCCTAGAATTTTTGGCACGCGAACTTTAAAAGTACAATTCGACGAGTCAAAGCACAATATGCGAAAAAGACACGTAATAAGCACGCTTTATTGGTATGTTAGCACGCGGCACATGAGTTATTAATAACACGTGGACCCaagtatataaaaataaaattttttaatgaaaaataaatataaaatattatgattttataaatatcttgaaattaaattatttaatatatttttttagcatagacttttaaaaattaatttaagtcttagtttaaataaatattctaattgttttatttttataattaattaaataaataaataaatatcatgattttaattaataaaattataaatatcatgattttataaatgataaataaaatttttttatgacattaatatcatttatgaaatcataacttagTTAATGGAgatttgtttcatttgtttcatatttatacacaaaaaaataaaattatgaacgaaatatttttatgataaattaaagtgaaattaaatatatagttgtgaaattatgataaactgataataaaatgttaatttctctcttaataaaaattattattagtgttgttgttgttgttaagcTGATGAGTTTAAAAAAGCATGTTAGGCACGTGAGTTTGGATAAAGCATGTTAAATATGTAAGCTTTTTTTAAGCACGATGGACATATGGGCTTGAGGGAAAAAAGTTAATGAGCTTTTTTTAAGCACAACCTGAGCACGCCACGAGCCAGacccttataaaaaaatttggaccTACCAAGCCCGTGGGCCCTAATGGGCCGTAGTTTGACAGGTCGTGTCTTGACCACCTTTACTTAAGATTAGAGAATTTAaataaggaatgagaatgattGGTAATGTTTACTTgttaaagtaagaaaaaataagaatggaATATGTGGAAcccacatatttttttattaaagaatgAGAACTTATTCCATTCCCATACGGTTTCCTTGAACTCGTGATTTTATTCCatagaattttcataaaatccaaattgccttaaaaaaattcttgtaataataataataaaaaattatgacaataatcaCTAAGGTTATTCTAGTAACTTATAATAGTCAATTTCTACattaagataaagtaaacatatcaataataataaaactcattctgattttaatttctataaacaaagttaataatttattatgatttttattctaattttattccATTCCCAATTATGGACTAATAAATGAACAATTAAAGTTTtgacacaaaaaaatattccTTAGCTTGTAATCCAGATACTCTCACTCGTGTCCTCAACCTAAATTGAGGGGTCACTTGAATTTCATAGgactcattttttaaaatgatgataaattgTTTTCACATTAAGAGTAGATTTCTAGCACAACGTTTGACAGACCTATGAGTTGGAGGTTAAAAACTTGATCGTGGGTAACAATAAGCCGCATAGGCCATAGTTATACATACTTGCTGTTAGGATGCCATATGTGATGTGTGGTCGAAGGAGTGAACAGTGACAGAATCTTTCGCGAAATCCGatgatttgataaataaagaaatatctTTGCAGTGGGGTTTTCCTATGCCCATGCTAAACAACttgtattttagtttttaatttcacGACTTGGTCCGCAATGCAATCGCCATGTACGAGCTTGTTGGTTGGCTAGAAAGGACatcttcaataataataaaaaaaaatttacagtttttctgtgtgtgtgtatatacatATGGGTTCGCCTAAATTAGGTTGAATGTAACTTACGGCTTGGCTGTAAGATTTTGTTCAGTCCCATGTACTCTATGTTATTTATAATTCTtcataaatattgtaaaatattttggattgTAAATTTTCGTGTAACTCCTtacactcaattttattttattgaagcCCTAGAATACGAATTTGCccccctataattttaaattcccaaaataatctccatttaattaaaaaacataataattattaaatgaattataattataattattattttattataatcataaatataattatattttttaaatagatgattatatttttttaacaatataaagAGAAGATTGATGGAGAACTTTAAACAATTTGACGTATTCAcatatttatatgtatatgcgagttaaacatttatttatttattgtattctTTTTGTGAATTGCAAATCATAAGGAAACAATTTTGAGGGAGCAATTAGAGTCACAAGTCCCtagtatttcttttatgtAATAGAATTTATGGAGCCAATTAACGGTTGCAAAAAAAGCCCCATGATGCTAAGAGTTTCAATGGGTGTATTTATAGTAACTCTCCCAATGACTTACTTTTTAATTGATATGCAACAGTATCAATATTTTTGTGAATGAAGCTCACACCAATTTCCATTGCCACTTTTGGTGTTGTCTAAACATTTTGGCATGGCACCATTAATAGAACATCAAAGCAAAAAAAGTTCGAAAAGTTTTGTgatcaagagaaaattaattgcaaTTAATGGAAGTCATTGGAGAAAGTGGTGCACTATTGAAGaactttaaacaaattaatcgCATAATGTGAGTATGTCAAatcatcaatttttaaatagatgattatattttttaaaaatataatcatctaTTTAAAAcactataattatatttatgattataataaaataataattataatttatttaataattattatattttttaattaagtagaggttattttaaaaatttataattataggGGGCGAATTCATACTTTAAggtttcaataaaataaaattaaatgtaagaAGTTAAacgtaattttataatttaaaaacttttataatatttataaataaattataaataacataaagtaTAAGgggttaaataaaattttaggacCAAACCGTAAGTTATGTTAAACGTAACTTAGGCGGACCacgtgtgtatatatatatatatatatcacaattattttttgaagtacGTGTCAATTATGAGGAGTGGACTGGATCCTGAAAATAAGgaaatgaaatcaaagatGTAAGAAAATGGGCCCctgacaaaataaaatgttgaggttgaaacttgaaagatCTCCCTTGTTTGGTAGCTCCTCCATTGATGACAGTCAAAACGCTCGTACCTGTTGGTTCGCGTTTGCGGATACATTTTTGACACGTTTTCTAAATACTTAAATGCTTGTGgctggaaatttattaaacgacATATGGATGTCAGTATTTGTTACTCCAAAATCTCTGCTTAAATGACACGTGCAAATATTATTACTCGAGCTAGAAAATCATATTTGATGGATGGATATGGCTAAGTACTTTTTCGTATCTAtacgaaaaaaaattataatatatttattattatttattactctATGCATGTAGTTAAAATTGATGTTCTATTTTAAACCAACTGCAAGATAACTATGCCTGAATGATTAAGATACGATGCAAATATTATTGCTAATCGAAATTTGAAAACTAAGAGGTTTGAAAGCTAGAAATCTACTCAGCTCACGTGATGGAAAAGGGGTTCGACtgctaaataaagaaaaaaaaaaaagaaaaaaaaagagtttgaaATTCGAAAACCTAAAGTCGCTATCAGGGGCAAAAGGAGATATGAGTTATAAAGTCAGGTGAAAAATGGACTGCCCGTCGGAGAAGGGATTTCCACCAATCGAGGAACTGTTGCGTTTGTTTCGTAGCCAAACCCCAAAGAACGAGTTACTGTGAAGGAAACCGAAACGTATAAGAGAGAGAGCAAAATATCTGGCGGGCATTCGCCGGCCAGATTGGTTTTATTCAACAACAaagaaattggaaataaagTTTCACCACCCGGTTATGCGAATGAGAATCTTACACGGTATTTAAACGACAACAgcttcttttgtcttttcctaaattttaatttctatggCTAATTGCCTAATCATCTTTAATGAATAGAAACAGAGcacattttttcaattaaacctGTGTCATGAGACTCGTGATTCgtgaactaattttttttttattcatattagCGTCActtatataagaaaattacgACAGCTCCcaactcatttttctttttctttttttgggttgaaAAACCTGAACTTTTTGAAACTTTTTGGTTATTGACATCTGATATTGTGATATACTATGTATAATAATCTTAACATGCCGTTAACAAAATCTTGAAGTCGTGACAAAACAGTAAAGATTTTCAATTGAGGGTCAATGCATCAAACCAAACAAGTAGTGGCAGAACTATGACTTTGGTTTTACGGGATCCATAATAGAGAAATTACACATTTGAATAGGTTGTCACATAAAATCGGTAAAGTTAAAGAGGCCAAAGAAAGGGGCTATAATGCATAAACCATAGACTTTGTTACGCTACAGCAAAAATGTGAATAAAACGAGGGTGCTTTAcatcaaatttatattaaaagtaataaaagttttcaattcaattaagGCCGGTGGTATTACCACCTCTCAAATTGTGTAAACCCAccccattttaaaaaaattaattataaaatttatattattttcacaatttcaaattaagcataaatttaagtaattaacCATTTAAATCCtcattattatgattattaagCTTCAATTACACTAACAAAAAAACTAACCAAATGTACTTGTGACATGATATCTCatgaaatttattgtttatgaCAATGATCTAATTAATCAATTgtttaaactttttatttattttaaaatttaaaaaataatgtgaatttcttataaataatttttttaaaatggagTGGCTTTATGCCAATTGTGGGTCGGAAATATCCCGATcccttaattaatattaaatcagGGGTCAGAGGCTGGCCCGGCCCAGAAAAGGCCACGCGAGAGAAAGACTGATTGGCTACTTGGCCAACAATGATAAAGAATTCATCCCTTTGTTATTTTGTATCTTGAGAAGCAATTGATTCTTAACTTTTACTACCAAAGTATTGAAGCCCTTCGGTTATAgatgtatttaaatttcagtgaCATTGAAATTGAACTTTTTGGGCTTAGATTCAGTTCCACCTGCTCCTTATAATataacaagaatttttttttttaattatagatGTGATTCAGTACGTGAGACATGtgtatctaattaattaagctaCTCAATCATCACAAAAGAAGTTCCAACACTTtcctacacacacacacacacacacacacacacacacacacacacacacacatatatatatatatatatatatataggattTCATACACCCACACACAATAATCTATCTATTGGTGAGGTCCGCTACTGTTGTTGTGTGTGTACTAAAttacgttaaacgtaacttagcactgaccatatatatatataaggaagaaagaaaaaaagaggagTGTACCAGGCAGCCAATGAACTTAACAACGTAACTTAGCACTGGCCAtataaggaagaaaaaaaaaaaaagaggagcCTACCAGGCAGCCAATGAACCAAGAAGCAGCAGGCCCCTATTGGGTGCCGCACTTCTTGGCACTCCAAAAGTGGAGCCCACCAGAAGTAGGATAGGCGGAGCAAATCTCAGCCATTGATAGACCCACGATTAAAGTGAGCAGGCCCACTTTAAGCCATCATTTGTCATGGGCCAGCCGTATGTCAGCCCAGCATTCATTGTGGTCAGCCCAGTTAGTATTGATATGATTGAGAACGTCATCGAGAAGTTGGCTGTTGCCCTGCTCACCACCACCAAACCAAACGTACATAtcaaattgtttaatttaacttaattttgagTCTCCTCTTCCATACAGCTATTacataaaagcaaaaaagtaGCGTATAATTCAAGCAGAGATCTTTggggaaaaatagaaaaagaaaaagaaataaatgcaatTTCAAGAGAAATGATAcaaagaagatgaaggaaattaaattaaagaaaagtgAAGCATACGCGCGAGAGGCTGCGACTAAGTTCCTGCTTGTAACCAAGTTGAATCAAGCGAGCATCATCGTAAGAAAGTGCAGCATCGTCTCCATTTCTGAGAGGAATGTAATGGCCGCCTGCGGCACTGACAGCTTCCTCCAAAACTCTGATCCCATTCCCAGATTCCATATTTCTctgcaaaattaataatctctcTTTTTTGCTCTCTATGCAGCACCACTATAAAGTGGCCGGTGTCTTCTATATAAAGTGAAGTctttaaaaccaaaaaaaaaaaatggtttaatTGATTAACACCCTCTTGTCGAGTTGCATGCTGCTGGATGATTCATGCGCATGGGGCCAAATAAATAAGAGAGCaccatcaaattaaatttgtgaTTTATGACACGACGCGtgcttcttaattaatttatatcttaAACGTACCAGATTTGGAGGCGGTAATTTAATCTTGTTTCAGCAAGAGGACAAAATTCCAACCACCATCTTCATTATAGGTTATATTAAATATCATTCTCAACCCatgtttaattcatttttcttaaattgtgATGATTTCCAGTTGGTGACGGTATCTAACGTCAAAGGAGATGGCGAGATACTTCTCTTCAAATTGGAATGAAATGAGCTGCTTTCGTGAAAAAGTTACTTGCGCATAATGAGCCAGCCATTCAGGGCCAAGGTCTCAATGAATTTCTTTCTACTCAAGGACACCTCTTGGGAAATATAAGGCTGAGCCAGCCATAATTGACCTTATGATTATGATATAGGTGTTATATATTCGGTTGTGATCAACTTTACTTGAGCTCAACGCAACGCCAACCACTCTTGAGGTGCCACATGTAagaatagaaattaattttgttaactaAATTGAGATATAAGtatatggatttttttttagtagttCGGAATATATAGTAGGGATATAAAAATGGGATTCACAATCTCAAGTGGCATCCCATAAATGATTTGATTTGCGGTTAAGATCTCAAAAGCTTCTAGA contains:
- the LOC102610833 gene encoding amino-acid permease BAT1 isoform X2, which gives rise to MEKLSVPSHITSNGSVSVDSGHVRLNELGYKQELKRDLSMLSNFAFSFSIISVLTGITTLYNTGLNFGGPISLVYGWLIAGAFTLFVGSSMAEICSSYPTSGGLYYWSAKLAGPKWAPFASWMTGWFNIVGQWAVTTSVDFSLAQMIQVIILLSTGGKNGGGYEASKYVVIAFHGGILLLHAIINSLPISILSFFGQLAAAWNLVGVMVLMILIPSVSTERASAKFVFTHFNSDNGDGINSKVYIFVLGLLMSQYTLTGYDASAHMTEETKNADRNGPKGIISAIGISIIFGWGYILGITFAVTSIPNLLSEDNDAGGYAIAEIFYLAFKNRFGSGVGGIVCLGVVAVAIFFCGMSSVTSNSRMAYAFSRDGAMPFSSFWHEVNSQDIPINAVWLSAFISFCMALTFQKITMSCDNKML
- the LOC102610833 gene encoding amino-acid permease BAT1 isoform X1 encodes the protein MEKLSVPSHITSNGSVSVDSGHVRLNELGYKQELKRDLSMLSNFAFSFSIISVLTGITTLYNTGLNFGGPISLVYGWLIAGAFTLFVGSSMAEICSSYPTSGGLYYWSAKLAGPKWAPFASWMTGWFNIVGQWAVTTSVDFSLAQMIQVIILLSTGGKNGGGYEASKYVVIAFHGGILLLHAIINSLPISILSFFGQLAAAWNLVGVMVLMILIPSVSTERASAKFVFTHFNSDNGDGINSKVYIFVLGLLMSQYTLTGYDASAHMTEETKNADRNGPKGIISAIGISIIFGWGYILGITFAVTSIPNLLSEDNDAGGYAIAEIFYLAFKNRFGSGVGGIVCLGVVAVAIFFCGMSSVTSNSRMAYAFSRDGAMPFSSFWHEVNSQDIPINAVWLSAFISFCMALTYLGSAVAFQAMVSIATIGLYIAYALPIFFRVTLARKSFIPGPFNLGRYGIVVGWIAVLWVATISVLFSLPVAYPITSDTLNYTPVAVCGLLILTVSAWIFSARHWFKGPITNIAS